From Acinonyx jubatus isolate Ajub_Pintada_27869175 chromosome B2, VMU_Ajub_asm_v1.0, whole genome shotgun sequence, a single genomic window includes:
- the LOC113598915 gene encoding HLA class II histocompatibility antigen, DR alpha chain-like, translated as MAINGVLVLGFLIVAFLMCPQESRAIKEEHVIIQAEFYLKPDSSGDFMFDFDGDEIFHVDMEKKETVWRLEEFGRFASFEAQGALANIAVDKANLDILIKRSNHTPNTNEPPEVTVLSNSPVELGEPNILICFIDKFSPPVINVTWLRNGKPVTTGVSETVFLPREDHLFRKFHYLPFLPSAEDVYDCKVEHWGLDEPLLKHWEFDAPTPLPETTENVVCALGLVVGLVGIIVGTIFIIKGMPKVNAGERRGPL; from the exons atggccATAAATGGAGTCCTGGTGCTAGGATTTCTTATCGTGGCTTTCCTGATGTGTCCTCAGGAATCCAGAGCTATCAAAG AAGAACATGTGATCATCCAGGCTGAGTTCTATCTGAAGCCTGACTCATCAGGAGATTTTATGTTTGACTTTGATGGTGATGAGATTTTCCACGTGGATATGGAAAAGAAGGAGACAGTGTGGCGGCTTGAAGAATTTGGACGTTTTGCCAGCTTTGAGGCCCAGGGTGCCTTGGCCAATATAGCTGTGGACAAAGCTAACCTGGACATCTTGATAAAGCGCTCCAACCACACCCCAAACACCAATG AACCTCCCGAGGTGACGGTGCTCTCAAACAGCCCTGTGGAACTGGGAGAGCCCAACATCCTCATCTGTTTCATCGACAAGTTCTCCCCACCAGTGATCAATGTCACGTGGCTTCGAAATGGAAAGCCTGTCACCACAGGAGTGTCAGAGACCGTCTTCCTGCCCCGGGAAGACCACCTTTTCCGCAAGTTCCACTATCTCCCTTTCCTACCCTCGGCGGAGGATGTCTATGACTGCAAGGTGGAGCACTGGGGTTTGGATGAGCCTCTTCTCAAGCACTGGG agtTTGATGCACCAACCCCCCTCCCAGAGACAACAGAGAATGTGGTATGTGCCCTGGGCCTGGTCGTGGGTCTGGTGGGCATCATTGTTGGAACCATCTTCATCATCAAGGGCATGCCCAAGGTCAATGCTGGTGAACGCCGGGGGCCTCTGTGA